A region from the Arachis ipaensis cultivar K30076 chromosome B01, Araip1.1, whole genome shotgun sequence genome encodes:
- the LOC107639039 gene encoding 3-oxo-Delta(4,5)-steroid 5-beta-reductase translates to MENQDYVALIVGVTGMVGFNIAQSLKKPDCKGGAWKVYGAARRPPPATWFPASIVDDFISFDAVDAANTQASLSPIAHEVTHLFWVALQFQEDEEANIATNKAMLHNVLTTLKSSPSSRLTHVTLQTGTKHYMGPIFDPARSTQLLSHDPPFHEDMPRLPYPNFYYAQEDLLASHAPSLTYSVHRSSIIIGASSRSAINTLVMLGAYAAVCRHLRLPFRYPGTRYTWEHFCDMTDSEVLAQQHVWAAVTDNAKNQAFNCTNGDLFTWKRMWKVLSEVFDVEFVGFDENDEDRVDLVEFMRDKDEIWDEIVEKYGLVKTKLKDFAYYEALKVVLHFDFQHVSSMNKSKEYGFFGHANTFKRVTFWVHKLRCMKILP, encoded by the coding sequence ATGGAGAACCAAGATTATGTAGCGCTTATCGTTGGAGTCACAGGTATGGTTGGGTTTAACATAGCCCAATCCTTGAAGAAGCCCGACTGCAAGGGAGGCGCATGGAAGGTTTACGGAGCAGCCCGCCGTCCCCCGCCCGCCACCTGGTTTCCTGCTTCCATCGTGGATGATTTCATCAGCTTCGACGCCGTCGATGCCGCCAACACACAAGCCAGCCTCTCCCCCATAGCCCACGAGGTCACACACCTCTTCTGGGTGGCTCTTCAGTTTCAGGAAGACGAAGAAGCCAACATTGCCACCAACAAAGCCATGCTCCACAACGTTCTCACCACACTCAAATCTTCCCCTTCTTCCCGCCTCACCCACGTAACCCTCCAAACCGGGACAAAACACTACATGGGCCCAATTTTTGACCCGGCCCGGTCAACTCAACTCTTGAGCCATGATCCCCCGTTTCACGAGGACATGCCCCGACTACCGTACCCAAACTTCTACTACGCTCAGGAGGATCTCCTTGCGTCCCACGCGCCTTCTCTGACGTACTCCGTTCACCGATCCTCCATCATAATCGGCGCGTCTTCAAGGAGTGCAATCAACACGCTGGTTATGCTTGGGGCTTATGCCGCGGTTTGCCGCCACCTTAGGTTGCCGTTTCGTTACCCAGGAACACGGTACACGTGGGAGCATTTTTGCGACATGACAGACTCCGAGGTGTTAGCACAACAGCACGTGTGGGCTGCGGTTACGGACAACGCCAAGAACCAAGCGTTCAATTGCACCAACGGCGACTTGTTTACGTGGAAGAGAATGTGGAAAGTGCTGAGTGAGGTTTTTGATGTTGAGTTTGTTGGGTTTGATGAGAATGATGAAGATAGGGTTGATTTGGTGGAGTTTATGAGAGACAAAGACGAGATTTGGGATGAGATTGTGGAAAAGTATGGACTTGTCAAGACTAAGCTAAAAGACTTTGCATATTATGAAGCCTTGAAAGTCGTCTTACATTTTGACTTTCAACATGTGTCTAGCATGAATAAGAGTAAGGAATATGGTTTCTTTGGCCACGCCAACACCTTCAAAAGGGTCACATTCTGGGTTCACAAACTGCGCTGCATGAAGATCCTACCCTAG